A genome region from Purpureocillium takamizusanense chromosome 8, complete sequence includes the following:
- a CDS encoding uncharacterized protein (EggNog:ENOG503PXX0~TransMembrane:2 (o12-35i62-82o)) translates to MAGATGVDCDYIWKVLIPVSVFGWLIFGIICILCLNGQGRAGRWVPEWYLDSDRTRRDKLSVVLWWFAVLVMWPVILPLMGMRHVIQHVKTRAERRHRKRQLLAHEHKCEEGYGHRSSG, encoded by the coding sequence ATGGCTGGAGCGACAGGCGTCGACTGCGACTACATCTGGAAGGTGTTGATCCCGGTATCAGTCTTTGGCTGGCTCATATTTGGCATCATCTGTATCTTATGCCTCAATGGCCAAGGCAGGGCCGGACGATGGGTGCCCGAGTGGTATCTCGATTCCGATAGGACGCGGAGAGACAAGCTGTCGGTGGTGCTGTGGTGGTTCGCCGTGCTGGTCATGTGGCCTGTGATCCTGCCGCTGATGGGCATGCGACATGTGATTCAACACGTGAAGACGAGAGCGGAGAGGAGGCATAGAAAACGGCAGCTGCTGGCACACGAGCACAAATGCGAAGAGGGCTATGGGCATCGGAGCAGTGGGTAG